The proteins below come from a single Desulfobacteraceae bacterium genomic window:
- the coaBC gene encoding bifunctional phosphopantothenoylcysteine decarboxylase/phosphopantothenate--cysteine ligase CoaBC, whose translation MNLTDKNLILGVSGGIAAYKSVELLRLLKKQGARVRVVMTANAAWFVGPGTFQALSENPVYRDLFGSGDSDAAIRHIDWAQEADAVIVAPATANIIGKLAHGIADDALSTFMLAVTAPRLICPSMNTHMYQSAAVQRNLETLRGDGFGVLDPACGQLACGTTGPGRLPEPQTILDRFIRFLTPKDLAGLHVLVTAGPTWEAIDPVRFISNPSSGKMGFAVARAAEHRGARVTLISGPTTLAEPLNVALQPVRSAREMAERVLTLMADADVIVKTAAVSDYRPVETAPQKIKKHQETMSLTLTRNPDILKAVGERKGGRILVGFAAETEGLEANAAQKLRAKNLDIIAGNLIGAPHSGFQADTNQVTLFFRDGAKEALPAMTKEAVAHTLLDRVATLLRGRTGRPAN comes from the coding sequence ATGAACTTGACTGACAAGAACCTGATTCTGGGTGTCAGCGGGGGGATAGCCGCCTACAAGAGCGTTGAGCTGTTGCGGCTGCTCAAAAAACAGGGCGCCCGCGTGCGGGTGGTTATGACCGCCAATGCCGCCTGGTTCGTGGGCCCGGGGACCTTTCAGGCGCTTTCGGAAAATCCCGTCTATCGCGATCTGTTCGGCAGCGGCGACAGTGACGCCGCCATTCGCCACATCGATTGGGCCCAGGAGGCTGACGCCGTCATCGTGGCCCCCGCGACGGCCAACATCATCGGCAAGCTGGCGCACGGGATTGCCGACGATGCCCTCAGCACCTTCATGCTGGCCGTCACCGCCCCGAGGCTGATCTGCCCATCGATGAACACCCACATGTACCAGAGTGCTGCGGTCCAGCGGAATCTGGAAACCCTGCGGGGCGACGGGTTCGGGGTTCTCGACCCGGCCTGCGGGCAACTGGCCTGCGGCACCACCGGGCCGGGCCGGCTGCCCGAGCCGCAAACGATTCTCGACCGCTTTATCCGCTTCCTGACCCCCAAGGACCTGGCGGGCCTGCACGTTCTGGTCACCGCCGGCCCCACCTGGGAGGCCATCGACCCGGTGCGCTTCATCAGCAACCCCTCCTCGGGCAAGATGGGCTTTGCGGTGGCCCGCGCCGCCGAACACCGCGGCGCGCGCGTGACCTTGATCAGCGGTCCCACCACGCTGGCCGAGCCCCTGAACGTCGCCCTGCAGCCGGTGCGTTCGGCCCGCGAGATGGCCGAACGGGTGCTGACCCTGATGGCGGACGCCGACGTGATCGTCAAAACCGCAGCGGTTTCCGACTATCGCCCGGTGGAAACGGCGCCCCAGAAGATCAAGAAGCATCAGGAAACCATGAGTCTTACGCTCACCCGCAACCCGGACATCCTTAAAGCCGTCGGTGAGCGCAAGGGCGGGCGGATCCTCGTCGGCTTCGCGGCCGAGACCGAGGGTCTCGAAGCCAACGCCGCCCAGAAGCTGCGCGCCAAGAACCTCGACATCATCGCCGGCAACCTGATCGGTGCACCCCACTCCGGGTTTCAGGCCGATACCAACCAGGTGACCCTCTTTTTCCGCGACGGCGCCAAAGAGGCCCTGCCCGCCATGACCAAGGAGGCGGTAGCGCACACGCTCCTCGACCGGGTGGCCACTTTGCTGCGAGGCCGGACCGGCCGCCCGGCAAATTAG